The Streptomyces sp. NBC_00569 genomic sequence GGTGCATCAGCTGCGGCAGGAGGGCGCTGGCCCATCCCTCGGGCAGCTCCGCACGGAGCACCCCCTCGTCGACGGCACGTTGAACGAAAGCGTCGAATTCCCGGACCGAGGCGTTCCGCCGCTCGCGGACCGCATCGTCGGTCAGCATGCGGGTCAGGTCCACGGGCCACTTGCGGTTCACCGCGATGATGTTCTCCACGTACCGGTGCAGGGCCACGCCGACCGGAGCCTCTTTCAGGCGCGCGTCGGAGATGGCCTGCTCGACGGCTTCCAGCCGGGATTCGTAGATCGTCGCGAGAAGCTCCTCGCGGGAGGCGAACCGCCGGTAGACGGTCCGCCGGTCGACACCGGCCTCGGTGGCGATGCTCGCGATGCTCGCCGTGGGATCCGCCGCGAGCATGAGGGCTCCGGTCGTCAGTACGGCTTCCAGGTTGCGTGCGGCGTCGGCCCTCATGAGGGAGAGCCTACAATGCTGTGCACATTAGGGCAGTATCAGTCTCGCTCACGCGTACATAGGTGCCATAAATGTCGCACCTTCGTGACGGCGAAGGTCGACGCTCCGGCATGGAAGCCGTGCGGCGAAGTCATCCCTCGGCGATGAGGCCAAGGCCGTCGCGGGCGTGGTCGATCGTCATGTCGACGGTCTTCACGGCGTACATCGGGTCGACCATGCAGGGGTCGATGCCTGTGCGTTCGTGCACAAGTCTGATGGTGTCGGCGACCTGAGTCACGCCGGTGCCGGCGTCGATGCTCACGCGGAGCACGGTGTCGATCTCCTCCGGGGCCCGGCCGACGTCACGGCCAAGTCGGTCGAGCGGCAAGCGCTGGGCGATGAGGCCATCGATGCCGACAAAGCTGGGGACGACGCACAGAGGCAGCCACCCGTCACCGTGCCGGGCCACTGTGGCGAGCCCTCGCTCGGACAGGGCGCCCAGGCAGAACGGAGGGCGTGGCTTCCTGGCCGGCTTCAGCGGCGAGTGGTGGAGGGCAGCAGGCAGGTGGACGCCCTTGTGTTGCGCCGGGTCCTCGGTCGACAAGGCATCGAGGGCGTCGAGCAGTTCGTCCATGCGCGCCCCGCGGCGACCGAAGTCCAGCCCGGCCGCCTGGTATTCCTCGGGAGACCAGCCGATGCCGCAGCCGGGCAGGGTGCGTCCGCCGCTGACGAGATCGATGGTCGTCAGCGACCGGGCCGACTGGACGGGGGGTAGGGCGGGGGATGAGGGCATGAGTGCCCATGAGCACGCGGTGGGTGGCGCTCGCGGTGATGCTCAGCAGGACGAGCGGGTCCGCGGCGGCATTGAGCTCATCCGGGATGGAGTCGCCCTGGCCGCCGTAGCCGACGACCGGGTCCACCCCCGCTAAGTTGCGGTCGCCCTAAGTTGCGGTCGCCCACCCAGAGGCCGGCGGCCCCGGCCTTCTCAACGGCACCGGCGAAGTCGGCTGCCTGCCGAAGCCGTTGGCCACGGGCTGGAACTGCGCGGGCGCGAGACGTATCTCCAGGTACGTCCTTCGCGCCGGGGAAGATGTGCGGACTGCTCCATGCGGACTGCTCCATGCGGACTGCAGTGCGCAGGACGCCGGATCGGTCAGGGTCCCAGGGGTTTCAGGGTTTCCGGTCGATGACTTCGGCGAGCGCCTGTGCGACTTCGGACCGTATCTGCTCCCCCTTCTCGGCGGTCTGTCGTCCTTTCGGTGCGACCTGCCACTTCCGAGGGTGTGACCTCTAACGGGGGCGTCCACGCACCAGCCGGCCGCGGGCTCTCTGTCAGAAGTGGTCCACGTCGACGACGGCCTGGGCGAACGCTGTCGGTGCCTCCTGCGGCAGGTTGTGTCCGACGGCCAGTGTGCGGTGCTCGTACTTCCCGGTGAACATGGTGCGGTACCCCGTTCCGTCGCCGGGCGGGGTGAACGGGTCGTACTGGGCGTCGATGGTGATGGTGGGCACCGCGATGGTGGGAGCCTGGGCCAGCCTGTCCTCGTAGCTGTCGTAGCGCTGCTCGCCCTCGGCCAGGTCGAGGCGCCAGCGGTAGTTGTGGATGACGATCGCGGCGTAATCGGGGTTCTCGAAGGCGGCTTCGGTGCGTTCGAAGGTGGCGTCGTCGAAGTCCCAGGTCGGCGAGACGGTCTGCCACACCAGCTTGGTCAGGTCATGGCGGAGGTCTTGCCGCTCCATGGCCTTCTTGCCGCGTTCGGTGGCGAAGTAGTACTGGTACCACCAGGTGTGCTCGGCGGCCGGCGCGATCGGTTCCAGCTGCGCCTTACGGTTGGTGATGAGGTAGCCGCTCACCGACACCAGGGCCTTGACCCGCTCGGGCCACAGGGCCGCGAGGATGTCGCCGGTGCGCGAGCCCCAGTCGAAGCCGGCGACCACGGCCTTGTCGATCTTGAGGGCGTCCATCAGCGCGATGATGTCCAGGGCGATCACCGATTGCTGCGCGTTGCGGAACGTCCGGGAGGAACGGAACCGCGTCGTGCCGTGGCCCCGGAGGTAGGGGACGATCACGCGGTAGCCCTGGTCGGCCAGCAGCGGGGCGACGTCGACGTAGCTGTGGATGTCGTAGGGCCAGCCGTGCAGACAGATGACGGCCGGCCCGTGAGCCGGGCCGAGCTCGGCGTAACCCACGTTCAGCAGACCCGCCTTGATCTGCTTCAGCGCGGGGAAAGAGGTGTGCGTGCCCGGAGATACGGATGGCACGACGGGAACCTGGCCGCCGTTGTTCCGAGTGTTGGTGGAGGCCTGAGAAACGCCCTGCAGGCCGGTCAGGGAGACCGCGGCCGCTCCGGTGCCGAGGCCCATCGCCTTGTTGAAGGTACGCCTGTTGATCATGTGAATCCTCCGTGCGTTCCGGTGAGATATACGTCCGTGCCGTTCGCGACGACCAACGTGTGAGTTGACTCTGACAGGTCATTCGTCACCGGTCAAGCAGGTGACGACTGCGAGGGTGGGGATTGGCGTCGCCCACTCTTGTCTGTGACCGCGCGCGCTCAAGTCACTTGGCGGTCGCAGTCGTTGTAGAGGGGGAGTTTCGTG encodes the following:
- a CDS encoding TetR/AcrR family transcriptional regulator, with translation MLAADPTASIASIATEAGVDRRTVYRRFASREELLATIYESRLEAVEQAISDARLKEAPVGVALHRYVENIIAVNRKWPVDLTRMLTDDAVRERRNASVREFDAFVQRAVDEGVLRAELPEGWASALLPQLMHLVVRQMPDLSDGQAADLVVDTLMKGLGPA
- a CDS encoding LLM class flavin-dependent oxidoreductase, translated to MPSSPALPPVQSARSLTTIDLVSGGRTLPGCGIGWSPEEYQAAGLDFGRRGARMDELLDALDALSTEDPAQHKGVHLPAALHHSPLKPARKPRPPFCLGALSERGLATVARHGDGWLPLCVVPSFVGIDGLIAQRLPLDRLGRDVGRAPEEIDTVLRVSIDAGTGVTQVADTIRLVHERTGIDPCMVDPMYAVKTVDMTIDHARDGLGLIAEG
- a CDS encoding alpha/beta fold hydrolase; the protein is MINRRTFNKAMGLGTGAAAVSLTGLQGVSQASTNTRNNGGQVPVVPSVSPGTHTSFPALKQIKAGLLNVGYAELGPAHGPAVICLHGWPYDIHSYVDVAPLLADQGYRVIVPYLRGHGTTRFRSSRTFRNAQQSVIALDIIALMDALKIDKAVVAGFDWGSRTGDILAALWPERVKALVSVSGYLITNRKAQLEPIAPAAEHTWWYQYYFATERGKKAMERQDLRHDLTKLVWQTVSPTWDFDDATFERTEAAFENPDYAAIVIHNYRWRLDLAEGEQRYDSYEDRLAQAPTIAVPTITIDAQYDPFTPPGDGTGYRTMFTGKYEHRTLAVGHNLPQEAPTAFAQAVVDVDHF